Proteins encoded by one window of Erythrobacter sp.:
- a CDS encoding TonB-dependent receptor, with product MKSLALTLLATAAMPMGAYAQDTGTDPGSETAEAQSRGEPASDDLHSSTIYVTAAGIDRLDVIAGTSVITGIALQRESNGQVGEVLASLPGVDSSGFAPGASRPILRGFGGDRVRVLTDGIGSLDASGASDDHAVAVDPLIAERIEVLRGPAVLLYGSQAIGGAVNVITKRIPPRMPDEAIHIDALAGFDTASDLREGGLSFDLPLGRNLAFHVDGSYRNTDDIEVPGFAASPILRADLLADAAEEEEEGHQEEADELREAANIRDVLPNSWSETWSVGTGLAFFSGQSSFGVSFDYYDTAYGIPGLPGIGHVHGEEEEEHEGEEDHDEHEGEEEEEVPVSIGLQRYRVDLRGTLDLGTGFFDEVQTRWGWSDYTHTEFEGDEIGTVFDVQGIEGRVELVQSRRGGHSGSIGAQFSNVDFEAIGDEAYIPPNVTENFALFTLQELDFDNFELEAGARFESTSIDAETLGIERSFDTFSAAVGGGYMLFPDFRMGVNLSRTERAPSAQELFADGPHLATQQFELGDATLGTEGSWGLEGYLRGEIGEVKINANFYRNWFDDFIYLAATGEEEDGLQVFAFDQQDADQWGFETQVTFPLIEGRDFTLLGDLRGDYTRATLADGNAVPRIPPLSLYGALEARWEHFDLRGEVEWHDDQTRLAELETPTDSFAFVNLSVAWHPFEGSENFTLLAQVDNVFDTEGRRATSFTKDFVPLHGRNFRLSARASF from the coding sequence ATGAAAAGCCTTGCCCTGACCCTTCTCGCCACCGCTGCCATGCCAATGGGCGCCTATGCCCAAGACACTGGAACCGACCCCGGATCCGAAACCGCCGAAGCGCAATCCCGCGGCGAACCCGCCTCGGACGACCTGCATTCCTCCACGATCTACGTCACCGCCGCCGGTATCGACCGTCTCGATGTGATCGCGGGAACTTCGGTCATCACCGGGATCGCCTTGCAGCGCGAATCCAATGGCCAGGTGGGCGAGGTGCTTGCCAGCCTGCCGGGTGTCGATTCCAGCGGCTTTGCGCCGGGTGCCTCGCGCCCGATCCTGCGCGGCTTTGGCGGTGACCGGGTGCGCGTGCTGACCGACGGAATTGGCTCGCTCGATGCATCCGGCGCTTCGGACGATCACGCGGTTGCGGTCGATCCGTTGATCGCCGAGCGCATCGAAGTGCTGCGTGGTCCTGCCGTCCTGCTTTATGGCAGCCAGGCCATCGGCGGTGCCGTGAATGTCATCACCAAACGCATCCCCCCACGGATGCCCGACGAAGCGATCCACATCGACGCGCTGGCTGGCTTCGATACCGCCAGCGATCTGCGTGAAGGGGGTCTCTCGTTCGATTTGCCGCTGGGCCGCAACCTCGCCTTCCACGTCGATGGCTCGTATCGCAATACCGACGATATCGAGGTTCCCGGCTTCGCCGCCTCGCCGATCCTGCGCGCCGACCTGCTGGCAGACGCCGCCGAGGAAGAAGAGGAAGGCCATCAGGAAGAAGCCGACGAATTGCGCGAAGCCGCCAATATCCGCGATGTGCTACCCAACAGCTGGAGCGAGACCTGGTCGGTTGGCACCGGGCTCGCCTTCTTCTCCGGCCAAAGCAGCTTCGGGGTCTCGTTCGACTATTACGACACAGCTTACGGCATCCCCGGCCTTCCCGGCATCGGCCATGTCCACGGTGAAGAGGAAGAGGAGCACGAGGGCGAAGAGGATCATGACGAGCATGAGGGCGAAGAGGAGGAGGAAGTCCCCGTCTCCATCGGCCTCCAGCGCTACCGCGTCGACCTGCGCGGCACGCTCGATCTCGGCACCGGCTTCTTCGACGAAGTGCAGACCCGTTGGGGCTGGTCCGATTACACCCACACCGAATTCGAAGGCGACGAGATTGGCACGGTGTTCGACGTTCAGGGCATAGAGGGCCGGGTGGAACTGGTGCAATCGCGGCGTGGCGGACATAGCGGATCGATCGGCGCGCAATTCTCCAACGTCGATTTTGAGGCGATCGGTGATGAAGCTTATATCCCACCTAACGTGACCGAGAACTTTGCGCTGTTCACCCTGCAGGAGCTCGATTTCGATAATTTCGAACTCGAAGCAGGAGCGCGGTTCGAAAGCACTTCCATTGACGCGGAAACGCTGGGGATCGAGCGCAGCTTCGATACCTTCTCGGCGGCAGTGGGTGGCGGCTACATGCTGTTTCCGGATTTCCGGATGGGCGTGAACCTTTCGCGCACCGAGCGCGCTCCCTCGGCACAGGAACTGTTCGCCGACGGACCGCATCTGGCGACGCAACAGTTCGAACTGGGCGATGCCACGCTCGGGACTGAGGGCAGCTGGGGGCTGGAAGGATACCTGCGCGGCGAGATCGGCGAAGTGAAGATCAATGCCAACTTCTACCGCAACTGGTTCGACGATTTCATCTATCTCGCTGCAACCGGGGAAGAGGAAGACGGTCTGCAGGTGTTCGCTTTCGACCAGCAGGATGCGGATCAATGGGGCTTTGAAACGCAGGTGACTTTCCCGCTGATCGAAGGGCGCGATTTTACCCTGCTCGGCGATCTGCGCGGCGATTATACGCGCGCCACTCTGGCGGACGGCAATGCCGTGCCGCGCATCCCGCCGCTCAGCCTGTATGGCGCACTGGAAGCTCGCTGGGAGCATTTTGACCTGCGCGGCGAAGTGGAATGGCACGATGACCAGACCCGGCTGGCCGAGCTGGAAACGCCAACCGACAGCTTTGCTTTCGTGAATCTATCGGTGGCGTGGCACCCGTTCGAAGGCTCGGAGAATTTCACTCTGCTGGCGCAGGTGGACAATGTGTTCGACACCGAAGGCCGCCGCGCGACCAGCTTCACCAAGGATTTCGTGCCGTTGCATGGCCGCAACTTCCGCCTGAGCGCGCGGGCGAGTTTCTAA
- the typA gene encoding translational GTPase TypA produces the protein MSASLRNVAIIAHVDHGKTTLVDQLFRQSGTYRDNQRIEERAMDSNDLEKERGITILAKCTSVEWHGTRINIVDTPGHADFGGEVERILSMVDGVILLVDSSEGAMPQTKFVTGKALSLGLRPIVVVNKIDRPDGRHSEVLDEVFDLFVNLEADDDQLDFPVLYASGRDGYASEDPDAREGTLDPLFRKILEHVPAPDLDPDAEFAMLATLLDRDSFLGRILTGRIESGRLEVGMPIKALDVAGNLVEAGRATKVFAFDGLERVPVLHAQAGDIVAIAGLTTATVSNTICAPTVTVPVPASEIDPPTLSMTFSVNDSPYAGREGDKVQSRVIRDRLEREAETNVAIRVTESSGKDAFDVAGRGELQLGVLIENMRREGFELSISRPRVLYKDGPDGREEPYETVVIDVDDEYSGTVVEKMAQRKAEMTDMRPSGAGKTRITFLAPSRGLIGYHGEFLSDTRGTGIMNRLFEKYGPYKGKIEGRQNGVLISMEQGEAQAYALNMLEERGTLFVKPNEKLYEGMIIGENAKPDDLEVNPLKSKQLTNFRASGKDEGIRLTPPRRMTLEQAIAYIGDDEIVEVTPQSIRLRKLHLDPHERKKARRSGN, from the coding sequence ATGTCCGCGTCCCTACGCAATGTGGCGATTATCGCCCACGTCGACCATGGCAAGACCACACTCGTCGATCAGTTGTTCCGCCAGTCCGGTACCTACCGTGACAACCAGCGCATCGAAGAACGGGCGATGGATTCGAACGACCTGGAAAAGGAACGCGGGATCACCATTCTCGCCAAGTGCACCAGCGTGGAATGGCACGGCACCCGCATCAACATCGTCGATACCCCCGGGCACGCCGATTTCGGCGGTGAGGTGGAGCGCATCCTCAGCATGGTCGATGGCGTGATCCTGCTGGTGGACAGTTCCGAAGGGGCCATGCCGCAGACCAAGTTCGTAACCGGCAAGGCGCTCTCGCTCGGCTTGCGCCCGATCGTGGTGGTCAACAAGATCGACCGTCCCGATGGCCGCCATTCCGAAGTGCTCGACGAAGTGTTCGATCTGTTCGTCAATCTCGAAGCTGATGACGACCAGCTCGATTTTCCCGTCCTCTACGCCAGCGGCCGCGATGGCTACGCCAGCGAGGACCCTGATGCGCGCGAGGGCACACTCGATCCGCTCTTCCGCAAGATCCTCGAACACGTCCCTGCCCCCGATCTCGATCCCGATGCCGAATTCGCCATGCTGGCGACGCTGCTCGATCGTGACAGCTTCCTCGGCCGTATCCTCACCGGGCGGATCGAGAGCGGGCGGCTCGAAGTCGGGATGCCGATCAAGGCGCTCGACGTAGCGGGCAACCTCGTTGAAGCCGGCCGCGCCACCAAGGTTTTCGCTTTCGACGGGCTGGAGCGCGTTCCCGTGCTCCACGCGCAGGCAGGCGACATCGTCGCCATCGCCGGGCTGACCACCGCCACCGTCTCGAACACCATCTGCGCCCCCACCGTCACCGTGCCCGTCCCGGCGTCGGAAATCGATCCGCCGACCCTCTCGATGACCTTCTCGGTCAACGACAGCCCCTATGCTGGGCGCGAGGGCGACAAGGTGCAGAGCCGCGTGATCCGCGACCGGCTCGAGCGCGAGGCCGAAACCAATGTCGCCATCCGCGTCACCGAAAGTTCGGGCAAGGATGCTTTCGACGTCGCGGGCCGCGGCGAATTGCAGCTTGGCGTGCTGATCGAGAACATGCGCCGCGAAGGCTTCGAACTCTCCATCAGCCGACCGCGCGTGCTCTACAAGGATGGCCCCGACGGCCGCGAGGAGCCCTACGAAACCGTCGTGATCGACGTGGACGACGAATATTCGGGCACGGTCGTCGAGAAGATGGCGCAGCGCAAGGCCGAGATGACCGACATGCGCCCCAGCGGCGCGGGCAAGACCCGGATCACCTTCCTCGCCCCCAGCCGCGGCCTGATCGGCTATCACGGCGAGTTTCTGTCCGACACGCGCGGCACGGGCATCATGAACCGGCTGTTCGAGAAGTACGGCCCCTACAAGGGCAAGATCGAAGGCCGCCAGAACGGCGTGCTCATCAGCATGGAACAGGGCGAGGCGCAGGCCTATGCGCTCAACATGCTGGAAGAACGCGGCACGCTGTTCGTGAAGCCGAACGAGAAGCTCTACGAAGGCATGATCATCGGCGAGAACGCCAAGCCCGACGATCTGGAAGTGAACCCGCTCAAGTCCAAGCAGCTCACCAACTTCCGCGCCAGCGGCAAGGACGAAGGCATCCGCCTGACCCCGCCGCGCCGGATGACGCTGGAACAGGCGATTGCTTACATCGGCGACGACGAGATCGTGGAAGTCACCCCGCAGTCGATCCGGCTGCGCAAGCTCCACCTCGATCCGCACGAGCGCAAAAAGGCGCGGCGTTCGGGCAACTGA